A genome region from Anastrepha ludens isolate Willacy chromosome 3, idAnaLude1.1, whole genome shotgun sequence includes the following:
- the LOC128858498 gene encoding ubiquitin carboxyl-terminal hydrolase 7: protein MEIEPDQSIEAMDTQEVEIITSDLQHQQQQLNKLHLPPAQLPNENGNVPPQQLLADTTSPYANEQEMTSVDDPKEDQFRSEATFSYTVENIAQLKQQHLSPPVYVRMLPWKIMVIPNDRALGFFLQCNGENESPTWSCNAIAELRLKCHKPDAPPFTRARIKHLFYSKENDYGYSNFITWTELQDPDKCYVHNGAITLEVHVVADAPHGVLWDSKKHTGYVGLKNQGATCYMNSLLQTLYFTNQLRRAVYKIPTEADDSTKSVGLSLQRVFHDLQFGDRPVGTKKLTKSFGWETLDSFMQHDVQEFLRVLLDKLESKMKGTCLEGTIPGLFEGKMSSYIKCKNVDYNSTRYETFYDIQLNIKDKKNIYDSFKDYIASETLEGDNKYDAGVHGLQEASKGVIFTAFPPVLHLHLMRFQYDPITDSSIKYNDRFEFYDRINLDDYLAEKEKTPAEYVLHAVLVHSGDNHGGHYVVFINPKADGKWFKFDDDVVSSCRRVEAIEQNYGGNDDEISFHAKCSNAYMLVYIRKSELERVLSDIPEHEIPSELVERLELEKRIEMARRKERSEANLYISIHVILEEYFEAQQKRRLFDLDKVHQRLFKLKQTQTVEEMMDAFVKSFGVTKDRMRVWIMFAAQSQKFLYFDFQREALRPIEQIATAQKPWVIFLELASPLVPGRPLPPFDPKQEVLLFFKYYDACNKRLNYIGCSQQPLTRRLSELVPDVNTHLGFEPDTELTVFDECNDKKIPNINEPLENVLYLHPDNLQGYILIFEKEHVDVKLDLPTVEDYFLDLVYRVEITFCDKCNPNEPEIVLELSNRYNYDQMAQAVAERLNTDPNKLQFFMCVSSYKETPGNAVPYTFKGTVKDLVAYCKQSASKKLFYQRLSLSIHELDNKKQFKCIWVSNDLKEEKELVLYPNKNENVKGLLDEAAKKIQFAENSRKKLRLLKVANHKIGTIYKEDTPLESLQKSNETLTTQSAQKTFRIEEVPAEDMQLAENEMLVPVAHYSKEIYNSFGVPFLIKAKHNEPYGAFKQRIQKRLNVPDKEWENYKFAVISMGHPNEINDNTPVDLEIYRNWTNAHLPYFGLDHINKSRKRTSLNFSEKAIKIYN from the exons ATGGAAATCGAGCCCGACCAATCGATAGAGGCAATGGACACACAAGAGGTCGAAATAATCACAAGCGACCTGCAACATCAGCAACAGCAACTGAATAAGCTGCATTTGCCACCAGCACAGCTGCCTAACGAAAACGGCAACGTACCGCCGCAGCAACTACTCGCCGACACCACTTCGCCATACGCCAACGAACAGGAGATGACGTCCGTCGACGATCCCAAGGAGGATCAATTTCGCTCAGAGGCGACATTTTCATATACGGTAGAGAATATTGCACAGTTAAAGCAACAACATCTTTCTCCTCccgtatatgtacgtatgttgcCATGGAAAATAATGGTAATTCCAAATGATCGTGCGCTCGGTTTCTTCCTTCAGTGTAATGGTGAAAATGAATCACCCACATGGTCGTGTAATGCCATCGCTGAACTAAGGTTAAAATGCCACAAACCAGATGCACCCCCGTTTACACGTGCGCGCATTAAGCATCTTTTTTACTCCAAAGAGAATGATTACGGCTACTCAAACTTCATTACGTGGACCGAATTACAAGATCCCGACAAATGCTACGTACATAATGGCGCTATCACATTGGAGGTTCATGTTGTAGCTGACGCGCCACACGGTGTACTTTGGGACTCAAAAAAACACACTGGTTATGTGGGGCTTAAGAATCAGGGTGCAACATGCTATATGAACTCACTGCTTCAAACACTTTATTTTACCAATCAACTGAGACGTGCTGTTTATAAAATACCGACAGAGGCTGATGATAGTACCAAGTCGGTAGGTTTGTCACTGCAGCGTGTATTTCATGATCTTCAATTCGGCGACCGCCCAGTGGGTACTAAAAAGCTTACCAAGTCCTTTGGTTGGGAAACACTCGACTCGTTTATGCAACATGATGTACAGGAATTTTTACGAGTGCTGCTGGACAAATTAGAATCAAAGATGAAGGGTACTTGCTTGGAAGGCACCATACCGGGACTATTCGAGGGAAAAATGTCTTCATACATAAAATGCAAGAACGTAGATTACAACAGCACACGCTATGAGACTTTCTATGATATTCAGTTGAACATTAAGgataaaaagaatatctacgATTCGTTCAAAGATTACATTGCCTCGGAGACTCTTGAGGGTGATAATAAATACGATGCCGGTGTACATGGTCTTCAG GAGGCAAGCAAGGGTGTTATATTTACAGCCTTTCCACCCGtgttgcatttgcatttaatgcGATTCCAATATGATCCCATAACAGATAGTTCAATCAAATATAACGATCGATTTGAATTTTACGATCGTATAAATTTGGACGATTATCTAGCCGAGAAGGAGAAGACACCTGCCGAATACGTTCTGCATGCAGTGCTCGTTCATTCGGGCGACAACCATGGCGGCCACTATGTGGTCTTCATCAATCCGAAAGCGGATGGCAAATGGTTCAAATTTGACGATGATGTCGTCTCCAGTTGTCGTCGAGTAGAAGCCATCGAACAGAATTATGGCGGAAACGATGATGAAATATCGTTCCATGCTAAGTGCAGCAATGCATACATGTTAGTCTACATACGTAAATCTGAGTTGGAACGTGTTCTCAGCGATATACCCGAGCATGAAATACCCAGTGAATTAGTAGAGCGTCTTGAATTAGAGAAAAGAATCGAGATGGCTCGCCGTAAAGAGCGGAGCGAAGCGAACTTATATATCTCCATTCACGTTATCCTGGAAGAGTACTTTGAAGCGCAACAAAAGCGTCGCCTTTTTGACTTAGATAAAGTCCACCAACGTCTTTTCAAGCTGAAACAAACCCAGACTGTCGAGGAGATGATGGACGCGTTCGTAAAATCGTTCGGCGTAACAAAAGATCGTATGCGCGTGTGGATTATGTTTGCGGCACAATcacaaaaatttctttattttgatttccaACGGGAAGCATTACGTCCGATTGAACAAATCGCTACTGCACAGAAGCCATGGGTGATCTTTCTCGAGTTGGCGTCTCCCCTTGTACCTGGCCGCCCGTTGCCACCGTTCGATCCTAAACAGGAAGTGCTACTATTCTTCAAGTATTATGATGCTTGTAATAAAAGGCTAAATTATATTGGCTGTTCACAACAGCCACTAACCCGGCGTTTAAGTGAACTTGTGCCTGATGTTAATACACATCTGGGCTTTGAGCCGGACACCGAATTGACGGTATTCGATGAATGCAACGACAAGAAGATTCCCAATATAAATGAACCTCTTGAGAATGTGCTTTACCTGCATCCGGACAATTTGCAGGGCTACATATTGATATTTGAAAAAGAGCATGTTGATGTTAAATTAGATTTGCCGACGGTCGAGGATTACTTCTTGGATTTGGTATACAGAGTAGAAATCACATTCTGTGATAAGTGTAACCCCAATGAACCGGAAATCGTCCTAGAACTCTCTAATCGCTATAATTATGACCAAATGGCACAAGCGGTCGCCGAGCGACTCAATACTGATCCAAACAAATTGCAGTTCTTCATGTGCGTCAGCAGCTACAAGGAGACACCTGGAAATGCCGTTCCGTATACATTTAAG ggAACTGTTAAGGATCTAGTCGCATACTGCAAGCAGAGCGCATCTAAAAAGCTCTTCTATCAAAGACTGTCTCTCAGCATTCACGAACTCGACAATAAGAAACAATTTAAATGCATTTGGGTCTCAAACGACCTTAAGGAAGAGAAAGAGCTCGTGTTGTATCCCAATAAGAATGAGAATGTCAAAGGCCTGTTGGACGAGGCTGCCAAAAAGATACAATTTGCGGAAAATAGCCGTAAGAAGTTGCGTTTGCTTAAAGTGGCCAATCACAAAATAGGAACCATATACAAAGAAGACACGCCGCTGGAATCGCTACAAAAGTCGAACGAAACGCTGACGACACAAAGTGCGCAGAAGACTTTCCGCATAGAGGAAGTGCCTGCCGAAGACATGCAACTAGCCGAGAATGAAATGCTCGTGCCCGTGGCACATTACAGCAAAGAGATCTACAACTCATTTGGTGTGCCATTCTTAATTAAAGCGAAACATAATGAACCATACGGTGCGTTTAAGCAACGTATACAGAAACGTCTCAATGTGCCCGATAAAGAGTGGGAGAATTATAAATTTGCCGTCATTTCAATGGGCCACCCGAACGAAATTAACGACAATACACCCGTCGATTTGGAAATCTACCGCAATTGGACCAATGCACATTTGCCTTACTTTGGACTCGATCACATAAACAAATCTAGAAAGCGGACATCCTTGAATTTCTCTGAGAAAgcgattaaaatttataattaa
- the LOC128856631 gene encoding plasminogen receptor (KT) has protein sequence MGSSSSRNTTSNFPSHDDPAYRKCQELKMERWIQLHYQIKEREMATYIAGKRELFYWLGAFYITSGIGCWQYYQSIRRKAALIPMVPLTFVMAYYADLAYGSKVHRIQAEANMILEHENELLHWPGGLPTVSSLDEARVENEIEKKLHPHPS, from the exons ATGGGCTCGTCGTCATCACGTAATACAACGTCCAATTTTCCATCGCATGATGATCCAGCGTACCGGAAGTGCCAGGAGCTGAAA ATGGAGCGATGGATACAATTGCATTACCAGATAAAAGAGCGCGAAATGGCTACCTATATTGCGGGCAAACGCGAACTTTTCTATTGGCTTGGCGCTTTCTATATCACCTCCGGCATTGGGTGTTGGCAATACTACCAGTCGATAAGACGAAAAGCGGCTTTGATACCAATGGTGCCCTTAACATTTGTGATGGCATATTATGCTGACTTGGCATACGGAAGCAAAGTGCATCGCATTCAAG ctGAAGCTAATATGATATTGGAGCATGAGAATGAGCTGTTACACTGGCCTGGAGGTTTGCCAACGGTATCGTCGTTGGATGAAGCACgtgttgaaaatgaaattgaaaagaaattacACCCACATCCTTCATAG